In Gammaproteobacteria bacterium, one genomic interval encodes:
- a CDS encoding alpha/beta hydrolase, which produces MSYVTVGKENFENITLYYKDWGKGQPIVFSHGWPLNADAWEDQMLFLSSKGYRCIAHDRRGHGRSSQTREGNNLDTYADDLAKLVIELDLKNVIHVGHSTGGGEVARYIGRHGTTRVGGAVLIGAIAPLMLKTVSNPKGLPLEVFDKLRANVLADRSQFMKDLSEPFYGANRTGAKVSQGLRDFFWLQAMLASMPATYECIKAFSETDLTEDLKKFNVPTLIIHGDDDQIVPIEASALLSSKLIKNAQLKIYEGAPHGLTATLKDRVNKDLLNFIEMNEKALSDSALS; this is translated from the coding sequence ATGAGTTACGTAACGGTTGGAAAAGAAAATTTCGAAAATATCACGCTGTACTATAAAGACTGGGGCAAAGGACAACCGATTGTTTTTAGCCATGGGTGGCCATTAAACGCGGATGCTTGGGAAGATCAAATGCTTTTCTTGTCATCCAAAGGCTATCGATGTATTGCACATGATCGCCGTGGGCATGGCCGCTCAAGTCAAACAAGAGAGGGAAATAATTTAGATACCTATGCCGATGATTTAGCCAAACTCGTGATAGAGCTTGATTTAAAAAATGTGATCCATGTCGGTCATTCAACAGGTGGTGGGGAAGTGGCACGTTACATTGGCCGTCATGGAACAACACGTGTAGGAGGCGCTGTTTTAATCGGTGCAATTGCGCCACTTATGTTGAAGACGGTTTCCAACCCAAAAGGCTTGCCGCTCGAAGTATTTGATAAATTACGCGCAAATGTGCTTGCTGATCGTTCTCAATTTATGAAAGATCTTAGCGAACCTTTCTATGGTGCAAATAGAACCGGCGCCAAAGTCTCTCAAGGTTTACGTGACTTTTTTTGGTTGCAAGCAATGCTTGCTAGCATGCCTGCAACTTACGAATGCATAAAAGCATTTTCTGAAACTGACCTCACTGAAGATTTAAAAAAGTTTAACGTACCAACACTAATCATTCACGGCGATGATGATCAGATTGTTCCTATAGAAGCATCTGCCCTACTTTCATCAAAACTTATTAAGAATGCCCAACTTAAAATTTATGAAGGTGCGCCGCACGGCTTAACCGCGACCCTCAAAGATCGCGTTAATAAAGATTTACTAAACTTCATTGAAATGAACGAGAAAGCTTTAAGTGACAGTGCATTAAGCTAA
- a CDS encoding sensor histidine kinase, producing the protein MNFSTKIFSAIFLLSVIACAGISLEVFSFFKNEIETEFFSKYKSYGETIGSIFHQLEVATDLINKNAVLLLSKIEETNGIPNDDALGVLAKELGISGFYVIDKKGKFIRSSDLSIHLQKNSLFSYNNDYRLLLEGNSKIAKTPIIPSYPYDIPAKLTMIPNYNKTLILESSIHLEYISKILHQMIANDKNILSLGLYTPTGYELGSLTSSGQFSQGRRNIIKNLSPSYCSENKMIFNHKIPTMVEDCPECIQKGVSKDGKYFYNFIIEVSLTNLLSKVQEIKYTMLTIFIFTMLMNFIVANFLARKMVARLNRINTIANNIIQSNNLELQVNISGGDEIYKLATTFNSMIKSLNRAQKELITIERIKSKIDLAAQVAHDIRSPLAVMEIALASCALNIPKEEGMLLKESIHNVRDIARKLLDKYKNPHALAIPPRQSNEIKHLFLPTIIISVVEQKKLEWWRNPCKIKVIVNQKNNQSYIKASEIDIKRMLSNLLNNAYEALNNKRNISIKLSSFNKELRLYIRDCGVVFPQTKLKRCFGALVIKH; encoded by the coding sequence ATGAATTTTTCTACCAAAATTTTCTCTGCAATATTTTTACTTTCTGTAATTGCATGTGCGGGAATTAGTCTAGAGGTATTTTCTTTTTTTAAAAATGAAATTGAAACAGAATTTTTTAGTAAATATAAATCATATGGAGAAACAATAGGAAGTATTTTCCATCAATTAGAAGTGGCGACTGATCTTATTAATAAAAATGCTGTACTGTTACTTTCAAAAATCGAAGAAACAAATGGAATCCCTAATGATGATGCATTAGGTGTATTGGCTAAAGAACTTGGTATAAGTGGATTTTACGTAATAGATAAGAAAGGAAAGTTTATTCGATCTTCAGACCTTTCCATTCATTTACAGAAAAACTCACTTTTCTCGTATAACAATGATTATCGTTTATTACTTGAAGGGAACAGCAAAATTGCTAAAACCCCAATAATTCCAAGCTATCCTTACGATATACCTGCCAAACTTACAATGATACCTAACTATAATAAAACGTTGATTTTAGAATCCAGCATTCATTTAGAATATATAAGCAAAATTCTACATCAAATGATAGCTAATGATAAAAATATTTTATCGTTAGGACTTTACACTCCCACCGGCTATGAATTAGGTTCTTTAACCTCTTCTGGACAATTTTCCCAAGGGAGACGAAATATCATTAAAAATTTATCACCTAGTTATTGCTCAGAAAATAAAATGATATTTAATCATAAAATTCCGACAATGGTGGAAGACTGTCCAGAGTGTATTCAGAAAGGCGTCTCTAAAGATGGAAAGTATTTTTACAATTTTATTATAGAAGTTTCTTTGACTAATCTTTTGTCTAAAGTTCAAGAAATTAAGTACACAATGCTTACAATATTCATTTTCACAATGCTGATGAACTTTATTGTAGCTAATTTTTTAGCTAGAAAGATGGTCGCGCGTTTAAATCGGATTAACACTATTGCTAATAATATCATTCAATCTAACAATTTAGAATTGCAGGTAAACATTTCAGGGGGAGATGAAATTTATAAGCTCGCGACCACTTTTAATTCTATGATTAAAAGTTTAAATCGAGCTCAGAAGGAATTAATCACTATTGAAAGGATCAAATCAAAAATTGATTTAGCTGCTCAAGTTGCGCATGATATTAGATCCCCCTTAGCAGTTATGGAGATTGCCTTAGCATCCTGTGCTCTAAATATTCCTAAAGAGGAAGGTATGCTTTTAAAGGAATCCATACATAATGTGCGGGATATTGCTAGAAAACTGTTAGATAAATATAAAAATCCCCATGCGTTAGCTATACCTCCTCGCCAATCAAATGAGATAAAGCATTTATTTTTACCTACTATAATTATATCTGTCGTTGAGCAGAAAAAGTTAGAGTGGTGGAGAAATCCTTGTAAAATTAAAGTTATTGTTAATCAGAAAAATAACCAAAGTTATATTAAAGCTTCAGAGATTGACATTAAAAGGATGTTGTCTAATTTGCTAAATAATGCATATGAAGCTTTAAATAACAAACGTAATATCAGTATCAAGTTATCCTCTTTTAATAAAGAGTTAAGACTTTATATCAGGGATTGCGGGGTGGTATTCCCGCAGACAAAATTGAAAAGGTGCTTCGGGGCGCTAGTTATAAAACACTAG
- the queC gene encoding 7-cyano-7-deazaguanine synthase QueC produces the protein MKKAIILFSGGLDSTTCLAYAKSQGFNCYALSFNYGQRHAAELNAAKRICTHMGVQHIIIPLPLSQMGGSALTDVKIEVPDFKGGQQIPVTYVPARNTIFLSFALGWAEVLKAKDIFIGVSAIDYSSYPDCRPEYIQTFQTLANLATKIGVEEGEVRLHAPLIYLSKADTIKLGLSLGIDYQMTISCYQATDDGRACGKCDSCVLRMKGFREAQVSDLTCYV, from the coding sequence ATGAAAAAGGCCATTATTCTATTTTCAGGAGGGTTGGATTCTACAACCTGTTTAGCTTATGCAAAGTCGCAAGGTTTTAACTGTTATGCCTTAAGCTTCAATTATGGTCAACGCCATGCTGCCGAATTAAATGCAGCCAAACGAATTTGCACTCATATGGGTGTACAACACATCATCATTCCTTTACCGCTATCCCAAATGGGTGGGTCTGCTTTAACAGATGTGAAGATAGAGGTTCCAGATTTTAAAGGGGGTCAGCAAATCCCTGTAACATACGTACCTGCTAGAAATACAATTTTCTTATCATTTGCCTTAGGATGGGCTGAAGTACTGAAAGCTAAGGATATTTTTATTGGTGTCAGCGCCATAGATTATTCCAGTTACCCAGATTGCCGACCGGAATACATCCAAACTTTTCAAACGCTCGCCAACCTTGCCACTAAAATCGGCGTAGAAGAAGGAGAAGTCAGACTGCATGCCCCTCTCATTTACCTATCGAAAGCCGACACGATTAAGCTTGGCTTATCGCTAGGCATTGACTATCAAATGACAATTTCCTGTTACCAAGCAACCGATGACGGTCGAGCTTGCGGAAAATGTGATAGCTGTGTGTTAAGAATGAAAGGATTTAGAGAAGCACAAGTCAGCGATCTCACATGTTATGTGTAA
- a CDS encoding aminopeptidase P N-terminal domain-containing protein, translated as MLRNQPNETVAPSQDPAVFAQRRTKLIQEIGPHSLVIIPGASLQNRNRDNEYSFRQESSFYYLTGIEEDDAIAVFIPGRREGEYILFNKKPDPISEAFLGEFIGQENAVKIYGANESYPREDFDTQLPNLFDGITKIYYPIAQNKSLELDKKILKILGSQRDEFDYGVRESIKILDSNPIIHSMRSIKDPNELALIKHAIEISEQAHLKAMQICKPGINEMKLSRKIIDVFMDHGSQEVAYPNVVGAGANSCTLHYGKNASQVKEGDLVLIDAGVEYKNYSSDITRTFPANGKYSLEQRTIYDIVLKAQEAVIKLIKPGVTWKEMNTLAAKEITLGLINIGLLKGELDELVEKKAYRSFYMHGIGHALGLDVHDVGSHATPLEAGMTLTVEPGIYINDKHTDVDPRWHNIGIRIEDNVLVTPEGCEVLSKHLPKKAEEIEKVMTGFVPEEMIKIGYQNKIRLFNLPTTVNESTLNENTNRSIVSSGNRA; from the coding sequence ATGTTAAGAAATCAACCAAACGAAACTGTTGCACCTAGTCAAGACCCGGCTGTTTTCGCCCAACGACGTACAAAATTAATTCAAGAAATTGGTCCTCATAGTTTAGTAATTATTCCGGGCGCATCATTACAAAACCGAAATCGTGATAATGAATATTCTTTTCGTCAAGAAAGCAGCTTTTATTATTTAACGGGGATTGAAGAAGATGATGCGATAGCTGTTTTTATTCCAGGACGGAGAGAGGGTGAATATATTTTATTTAATAAAAAACCGGATCCTATTTCCGAAGCATTTTTGGGTGAATTTATCGGTCAAGAGAATGCCGTGAAAATTTATGGTGCAAACGAATCTTATCCGCGTGAAGATTTCGATACGCAATTACCAAATTTATTTGATGGCATTACGAAAATCTATTACCCGATAGCGCAAAACAAATCGCTTGAGCTGGATAAGAAAATTCTAAAAATTTTAGGCAGTCAACGGGATGAATTTGATTATGGCGTTAGAGAATCGATTAAGATTTTAGATTCAAATCCAATAATTCATTCAATGCGATCAATCAAAGATCCCAATGAATTGGCTTTGATTAAGCATGCCATCGAAATTTCTGAGCAAGCTCATTTAAAGGCGATGCAAATTTGCAAACCCGGTATAAACGAAATGAAACTCTCACGTAAAATTATCGATGTCTTCATGGATCATGGAAGTCAGGAAGTTGCTTACCCCAATGTAGTTGGTGCTGGGGCTAATAGTTGTACGCTACATTATGGGAAAAATGCTTCACAAGTAAAAGAGGGTGACTTGGTATTAATTGATGCTGGTGTTGAATATAAAAATTATTCCTCTGATATTACACGGACTTTTCCTGCAAATGGAAAATATTCTCTTGAGCAACGCACAATTTACGATATCGTTTTAAAAGCTCAGGAAGCGGTTATTAAATTAATCAAGCCTGGCGTAACTTGGAAGGAAATGAATACCTTAGCAGCTAAAGAAATTACGCTGGGTTTAATCAATATTGGATTGCTCAAAGGTGAGCTCGATGAATTAGTTGAAAAGAAAGCTTATCGTTCCTTTTACATGCATGGTATAGGCCATGCACTAGGATTAGATGTGCATGATGTGGGCTCACATGCAACGCCACTTGAAGCAGGCATGACGCTTACTGTAGAGCCGGGTATCTATATTAATGACAAACACACAGATGTTGATCCACGATGGCATAACATTGGTATCCGTATTGAAGATAATGTCTTGGTAACCCCTGAAGGATGCGAAGTTCTCAGCAAACATTTGCCCAAAAAAGCTGAAGAAATTGAAAAAGTTATGACGGGATTTGTTCCGGAAGAAATGATTAAAATTGGTTATCAGAATAAAATTCGTCTCTTTAATCTTCCGACAACTGTTAACGAATCAACGTTGAATGAAAACACGAATCGTTCGATTGTAAGTTCAGGGAACCGGGCCTAA
- a CDS encoding ATP-binding protein, whose protein sequence is MLRGASYKTLGSGIGLSQAKQYMEQLNGKLSLETKLKKGTTIILTFPVV, encoded by the coding sequence GTGCTTCGGGGCGCTAGTTATAAAACACTAGGTAGTGGTATTGGTTTATCCCAGGCGAAACAATACATGGAGCAGTTAAATGGCAAGCTTAGTTTGGAAACAAAATTAAAGAAAGGAACTACTATTATCTTAACCTTTCCAGTAGTTTAA